A DNA window from Pogona vitticeps strain Pit_001003342236 chromosome 2, PviZW2.1, whole genome shotgun sequence contains the following coding sequences:
- the LOC110090182 gene encoding uncharacterized protein LOC110090182, protein MAAAEGSRRGGGFRAQATPGIKMEEREPVGPKAGEGAERTGKSSRVLQVGTIREFLHWASPRQVKQEPEEGLSDRWESQWQEFLIAMQSTNLEWGLPHLTEEAAPWGDNKAFFASFERLAGTCQLPRREWLGRLLPVLSKEAKEAYSNLSLQDRGEYAKVKAAILKVDAIRTETQRQRFRQFRYHEAKGPREVCGQLRELCRGWLKPEKHTKEQILDLLVLEQFMTLLPDEIQSWVREHDPETCAQAVPLAEAFLLRQREAEKEKQVFFGSNATETPFCVPTRWGCGSVHSSEYRTEVCILHVLTHWPCLTASAGCNPWDRRGCAPLESSNTRQANRLPWHETASHIYLFPLVLQMLEARVMNWSETKPSSLGAGGKRVCREAKPEGNRVLDLADSSSDRGERKGTRNSENGLRSPSRAQLGQRSFFPGPESRKTFHHDQALARHQRAHPAESPHQCPDCGKHFTQRSSLTIHRRIHTGEKPYPCPQCGKCFRQSSNLLKHQRIHSGEKPHQCPECGKCFAQRSNLLIHQRTHTGEMPYVCSECGACFSQHRGLVTHQRIHMEEMPYGYGCPDCGKCFQQNSDLTKHLRVHTGEKPYSCSECGKSFSYSSNLSKHQRIHTGEKPYLCNVCGKSFSHLSTRNTHQRVHTGERPYGCTECGKRFISSSKLTRHMRTHSIYTPYICNECGRSFSTHSSLTAHQRTHAVESYGLGGLWEGADQGPSSRSSRGSPL, encoded by the exons ATGGCTGCCGCAGAAGGTTCTAGAAGAGGGGGTGGTTTCCGGGCCCAGGCCACGCCAGGGATCAAAATGGAAGAGCGTGAGCCGGTGGGTCCCAAAGCGGGAGAAGGTGCGGAACGAACTGGGAAATCGTCACGCGTCCTTCAAGTCGGAACCATCCGGGAGTTCCTCCACTGGGCTTCCCCGCGGCAGGTGAAACAGGAGCCTGAGGAAGGGTTGTCGGACCGGTGGGAATCCCAATGGCAGGAGTTCCTCATCGCCATGCAGTCCACGAATCTCGAGTGGGGGCTCCCGCATCTGACGGAAGAGGCTGCGCCGTGGGGGGATAACAAGGCTTTCTTCGCCTCCTTCGAACGCCTGGCCGGGACATGCCAGTTGCCTCGCCGGGAGTGGCTGGGCCGCTTGCTGCCGGTCCTGAGCAAAGAAGCCAAGGAGGCGTACAGTAACCTCAGCCTCCAGGACCGAGGGGAATACGCCAAAGTcaaggcggccattttgaaagtggACGCCATCCGGACGGAGACCCAACGCCAGCGCTTCAGGCAGTTCCGCTACCACGAGGCCAAGGGGCCCCGGGAAGTCTGCGGCCAACTCCGCGAGCTCTGCCGAGGGTGGCTGAAGCCCGAGAAGCACACCAAGGAGCAGATCTTAGACCTCCTCGTGCTCGAGCAGTTCATGACCCTCCTGCCGGACGAGATCCAGAGCTGGGTGAGGGAACATGACCCGGAAACATGTGCCCAAGCAGTACCCCTGGCGGAGGCCTTCTTGCTGAGGCAGAGGGAAGCGGAGAAGGAAAAGCAG GTCTTCTTCGGAAGCAACGCAACCGAAACCCCCTTCTGTGTGCCCACCCGGTGGGGCTGTGGTAGCGTACACAGCTCTGAATACC GAACTGAAGTGTGCATACTTCATGTACTTACACACTGGCCCTGCCTGACAGCCAGTGCTGGATGTAACCCTTGGGACAGAAGAGGTTGTGCACCCCTGGAGTCAAGTAACACAAGGCAGGCCAATCGGCTGCCCTGGCATGAGACAGCTTCTCACATTTACCTATTTCCCCTGGTGTTGCAGATGCTGGAAGCCCGGGTTATGAACTGGTCGGAGACGAAACCATCTTCCCTGGGCGCTGGAGGGAAGCGAGTGTGCAGAGAAGCGAAGCCGGAAGGCAACAGAGTCCTGG ACCTGGCCGACTCCAGCAGCGACCGTGGGGAGAGGAAAGGCACCCGAAACTCAGAAAACGGCCTGAGGAGCCCCAGCAGAGCCCAGCTTGGCCAAAGGAGCTTCTTCCCGGGTCCCGAGAGCAGGAAGACGTTCCACCACGACCAAGCCCTGGCGAGACACCAGAGAGCCCACCCGGCCGAGAGCCCACACCAGTGCCCAGACTGTGGGAAGCACTTCACTCAGCGTTCGAGCCTCACGATTCACCGGAggatccacacgggagagaagcctTACCCTTGCCCTCAGTGCGGGAAATGTTTCCGCCAGAGCTCGAACCTGCTCAAGCATCAGCGGATCCACTCGGGCGAGAAGCCCCACCAGTGCCCGGAGTGCGGGAAATGCTTTGCCCAGCGCTCGAACCTCCTGATCCACCAGCGGACTCACACGGGGGAGATGCCCTACGTGTGTTCCGAGTGCGGGGCCTGCTTCAGCCAGCACCGAGGCCTCGTGACCCACCAGCGGATCCACATGGAAGAGATGCCGTACGGCTACGGCTGCCCAGACTGCGGGAAGTGCTTCCAACAGAATTCGGACCTCACGAAACACCTGCGGGTCCACACGGGCGAGAAGCCGTACAGTTGCTccgagtgcgggaagagctttaGCTACAGCTCGAACCTCAGTAaacaccagaggatccacacgggggagaaaccgtacCTTTGCAATGTGTGCGGGAAAAGCTTCAGCCACCTGTCCACCCGCAACACCCACCAGAGGGTCCACACGGGGGAGAGGCCGTACGGCTGCACCGAGTGTGGGAAGAGGTTCATATCCAGCTCCAAGCTCACCCGGCACATGAGAACGCACTCGATATATACCCCGTACATCTGCAACGAGTGTGGGAGGAGCTTCAGCACCCACTCGAGCCTCACCGCCCACCAGAGAACCCACGCGGTTGAGAGCTACGGCCTGGGCGGCTTGTGGGAAGGGGCGGATCAGGGCCCTAGCAGCCGCTCCAGTAGGGGGTCTCCTCTGTGA